In a genomic window of Zonotrichia albicollis isolate bZonAlb1 chromosome 7, bZonAlb1.hap1, whole genome shotgun sequence:
- the PPP2R2D gene encoding serine/threonine-protein phosphatase 2A 55 kDa regulatory subunit B delta isoform isoform X2, with the protein MAVARAGGDSGGSNNEVQWCFLQVKGAIDEDVAEADIISTVEFNYTGDLLATGDKGGRVVIFQREQETKSRPLSRGEYNVYSTFQSHEPEFDYLKSLEIEEKINKIRWLPQQNAAHFLLSTNDKTIKLWKISERDKRAEGYNLKDEDGRLREPCRVTELRVPTLKPMDLMVEASPRRTFANAHTYHINSISVNSDYATYLSADDLRINLWHLEVTNRSFNIVDIKPANMEELTEVITAAEFHPHHCNVFVYSSSKGTIRLCDMRSSALCDQHSKFFEEPEDPSSRSFFSEIISSISDVKFSHNGRYMMTRDYLSVKVWDLNMENRPVETYQVHEYLRSKLCSLYENDCIFDKFECCWNGSDSTIMTGSYNNFFRTFERSTQRDTTLEASRESSKPRAILKPRKVCTSGKRKKDEITVDSLDFNKKILHTAWHPAENIIAVAATNNLYLFQEKVN; encoded by the exons ATGGCAG TGGCGAGAGCTGGAGGCGACAGCGGCGGCAGCAACAACGAGGTGCAGTGGTGCTTCTTGCAGGTGAAGGGGGCGATCGACGAGGACGTGGCGGAAG CTGATATAATTTCAACAGTTGAATTTAATTACACTGGTGATCTTCTTGCAACAGGAGACAAAGGTGGCAGAGTGGTTATATTTCAAAGGGAACAAGAG ACTAAAAGCCGTCCTCTCTCTCGGGGAGAATACAATGTTTACAGTACCTTCCAGAGTCATGAGCCTGAGTTTGACTACTTGAAAAGTCTagaaattgaggaaaaaattaataaaattaggTGGTTACCACAACAGAATGCTGCTCACTTCCTGCTGTCTACAAATG atAAAACTATTAAACTATGGAAAATAAGTGAAAGGGATAAACGAGCCGAAGGTTATAATTTAAAAGATGAAGATGGAAGACTTAGGGAGCCTTGCCGAGTCACAGAACTACGG GTGCCAACGCTGAAGCCCATGGACCTGATGGTGGAGGCCAGCCCGCGCAGGACCTTCGCCAACGCCCACACCTACCACATCAACTCCATCTCTGTCAACAGCGACTACGCCACGTACCTGTCTGCCGACGACCTCCGCATCAACCTCTGGCACCTGGAGGTCACCAACAGGAGCTTTA ACATCGTGGACATCAAGCCAGCCAACATGGAGGAGCTGACGGAGGTGATCACGGCGGCCGAGTTCCACCCGCACCACTGCAACGTGTTTGtgtacagcagcagcaagggcaCCATCCGCCTGTGCGACATGCGCTCGTCAGCGCTGTGCGACCAGCACTCCAAGT TTTTTGAGGAACCTGAAGATCCTAGCAGCAGatcatttttttcagaaataatatCCTCGATATCTGATGTGAAATTCAGCCACAACGGGCGATACATGATGACAAGAGACTACCTGTCTGTCAAGGTGTGGGACCTCAACATGGAGAACAGGCCCGTGGAGACCTACCAG gtgcaCGAGTACCTGCGCAGCAAGCTGTGCTCCCTCTACGAGAACGACTGCATCTTCGACAAGTTCGAGTGCTGCTGGAACGGCTCCGACAG TACAATCATGACTGGATCTTACAACAACTTCTTCCGGACGTTTGAGCGGAGCACGCAGCGGGACACCACACTGGAGGCGTCCCGGGAGAGCAGCAAGCCTCGTGCCATCCTAAAGCCGCGCAAAGTGTGCACCTCGGGCAAGAGGAAGAAGGACGAAATTACCGTTGACAGTCTGGACTTCAACAAGAAGATTCTGCACACGGCATGGCACCCCGCGGAGAACATCATCGCTGTAGCTGCCACCAATAACTTGTATTTATTCCAGGAGAAGGTTAACTAA
- the PPP2R2D gene encoding serine/threonine-protein phosphatase 2A 55 kDa regulatory subunit B delta isoform isoform X1, whose protein sequence is MAVVARAGGDSGGSNNEVQWCFLQVKGAIDEDVAEADIISTVEFNYTGDLLATGDKGGRVVIFQREQETKSRPLSRGEYNVYSTFQSHEPEFDYLKSLEIEEKINKIRWLPQQNAAHFLLSTNDKTIKLWKISERDKRAEGYNLKDEDGRLREPCRVTELRVPTLKPMDLMVEASPRRTFANAHTYHINSISVNSDYATYLSADDLRINLWHLEVTNRSFNIVDIKPANMEELTEVITAAEFHPHHCNVFVYSSSKGTIRLCDMRSSALCDQHSKFFEEPEDPSSRSFFSEIISSISDVKFSHNGRYMMTRDYLSVKVWDLNMENRPVETYQVHEYLRSKLCSLYENDCIFDKFECCWNGSDSTIMTGSYNNFFRTFERSTQRDTTLEASRESSKPRAILKPRKVCTSGKRKKDEITVDSLDFNKKILHTAWHPAENIIAVAATNNLYLFQEKVN, encoded by the exons ATGGCAG TAGTGGCGAGAGCTGGAGGCGACAGCGGCGGCAGCAACAACGAGGTGCAGTGGTGCTTCTTGCAGGTGAAGGGGGCGATCGACGAGGACGTGGCGGAAG CTGATATAATTTCAACAGTTGAATTTAATTACACTGGTGATCTTCTTGCAACAGGAGACAAAGGTGGCAGAGTGGTTATATTTCAAAGGGAACAAGAG ACTAAAAGCCGTCCTCTCTCTCGGGGAGAATACAATGTTTACAGTACCTTCCAGAGTCATGAGCCTGAGTTTGACTACTTGAAAAGTCTagaaattgaggaaaaaattaataaaattaggTGGTTACCACAACAGAATGCTGCTCACTTCCTGCTGTCTACAAATG atAAAACTATTAAACTATGGAAAATAAGTGAAAGGGATAAACGAGCCGAAGGTTATAATTTAAAAGATGAAGATGGAAGACTTAGGGAGCCTTGCCGAGTCACAGAACTACGG GTGCCAACGCTGAAGCCCATGGACCTGATGGTGGAGGCCAGCCCGCGCAGGACCTTCGCCAACGCCCACACCTACCACATCAACTCCATCTCTGTCAACAGCGACTACGCCACGTACCTGTCTGCCGACGACCTCCGCATCAACCTCTGGCACCTGGAGGTCACCAACAGGAGCTTTA ACATCGTGGACATCAAGCCAGCCAACATGGAGGAGCTGACGGAGGTGATCACGGCGGCCGAGTTCCACCCGCACCACTGCAACGTGTTTGtgtacagcagcagcaagggcaCCATCCGCCTGTGCGACATGCGCTCGTCAGCGCTGTGCGACCAGCACTCCAAGT TTTTTGAGGAACCTGAAGATCCTAGCAGCAGatcatttttttcagaaataatatCCTCGATATCTGATGTGAAATTCAGCCACAACGGGCGATACATGATGACAAGAGACTACCTGTCTGTCAAGGTGTGGGACCTCAACATGGAGAACAGGCCCGTGGAGACCTACCAG gtgcaCGAGTACCTGCGCAGCAAGCTGTGCTCCCTCTACGAGAACGACTGCATCTTCGACAAGTTCGAGTGCTGCTGGAACGGCTCCGACAG TACAATCATGACTGGATCTTACAACAACTTCTTCCGGACGTTTGAGCGGAGCACGCAGCGGGACACCACACTGGAGGCGTCCCGGGAGAGCAGCAAGCCTCGTGCCATCCTAAAGCCGCGCAAAGTGTGCACCTCGGGCAAGAGGAAGAAGGACGAAATTACCGTTGACAGTCTGGACTTCAACAAGAAGATTCTGCACACGGCATGGCACCCCGCGGAGAACATCATCGCTGTAGCTGCCACCAATAACTTGTATTTATTCCAGGAGAAGGTTAACTAA